Proteins encoded in a region of the Pseudomonas sp. GOM7 genome:
- the tssK gene encoding type VI secretion system baseplate subunit TssK has product MKVLPDAVCWHEGMQLLPQHFQLQALRAEVLAAHFAQAGNPWFWGVSQLEIDPAALSAGLVRIQALEAILPDGLPVSLQPGSGTTLELDVGPAAAAAANAQVTLYLAVNPLGRSGQVLPLQGRLQSVVGDAVPDLASGEYPEPILVWRPHLRLVTESERVDSVCLPLLRVAKEAGGFVRQPYAPPAPQVLPQSLLGQAVAELCARGREKCQFLAGRLRQAEQAGNADDIEELRRQLAALWARLPEVEAALNSRVASPQTLHGLLAGMAGTWCALDAASGVPPFAPLDYLELKRGFDEVIQWLHQALDKVRVGYRCLPFEAIAQGFAIRLPDTQARRQRLVVGLRMPAGTGQQDAQDWLSHAVIASEPHVTTLSRQRMNGLPYQPMSRSEQVAYGLGDDTHLFVIQAAGEWFDPELPLCLVGSAQAVQVSPWQVVLFTTNPD; this is encoded by the coding sequence ATGAAGGTTTTGCCGGACGCAGTCTGCTGGCACGAGGGCATGCAGTTGCTGCCGCAACACTTCCAGTTGCAGGCGCTACGCGCCGAGGTGTTGGCGGCTCATTTCGCCCAGGCGGGCAACCCCTGGTTCTGGGGCGTGAGCCAACTGGAGATCGACCCTGCCGCGCTCAGCGCAGGCCTGGTACGCATCCAGGCCCTGGAAGCCATATTGCCCGATGGCCTGCCGGTGAGCCTGCAGCCTGGCAGTGGCACGACCCTCGAACTGGATGTCGGCCCTGCCGCAGCAGCAGCGGCCAATGCCCAGGTGACCCTCTACCTGGCGGTCAATCCGCTCGGCCGCAGCGGCCAGGTGTTGCCGCTGCAGGGGCGCCTGCAATCGGTGGTAGGCGATGCGGTGCCGGATCTGGCCAGTGGCGAATACCCTGAACCCATACTGGTCTGGCGGCCGCACCTGCGCCTGGTGACCGAGAGCGAACGGGTCGATTCGGTCTGCCTGCCGCTGTTGCGCGTGGCCAAGGAAGCCGGTGGTTTCGTCCGCCAGCCATATGCCCCACCTGCGCCTCAGGTGCTGCCGCAATCCCTGCTTGGGCAGGCGGTCGCGGAGCTATGCGCCCGTGGCCGTGAAAAGTGCCAGTTTCTCGCCGGCCGTTTGCGCCAGGCCGAACAGGCCGGTAACGCCGATGACATCGAGGAGCTGCGGCGGCAACTGGCCGCGCTCTGGGCGCGGCTGCCCGAGGTGGAGGCCGCGCTGAATTCGCGCGTGGCCAGCCCGCAGACGCTGCATGGCTTGCTCGCCGGCATGGCCGGCACCTGGTGTGCGCTCGACGCGGCCAGCGGCGTTCCTCCCTTCGCCCCCCTGGATTACCTGGAACTCAAGCGCGGTTTCGACGAGGTCATCCAGTGGCTGCATCAGGCACTGGACAAGGTGCGGGTGGGCTATCGCTGCCTGCCGTTCGAGGCCATTGCCCAAGGTTTCGCCATTCGCTTGCCCGATACCCAGGCGCGTCGGCAGCGTCTGGTGGTTGGTCTGCGCATGCCGGCCGGTACCGGGCAGCAGGATGCGCAGGACTGGTTGAGCCATGCCGTTATCGCTTCCGAACCCCATGTCACCACCCTCAGCCGGCAACGCATGAACGGCCTGCCTTATCAGCCGATGAGCCGTAGCGAGCAAGTGGCCTATGGCCTGGGTGACGACACCCACCTGTTCGTGATCCAGGCGGCCGGCGAGTGGTTCGACCCCGAATTGCCGCTGTGCCTGGTGGGCTCCGCTCAGGCCGTGCAAGTCAGCCCCTGGCAGGTGGTGCTGTTCACCACCAACCCCGATTGA
- a CDS encoding DotU family type IV/VI secretion system protein, translating into MSARPINLYSPTFGDAPLSLAFRQAWLAWCDAREALTESTLGDGQLVERMAELATRTVRHLWRDAFASVGASSPDQVKAMVYAFVALLDERLLFDDWQGRIAWQARPLEARLYGSRSAGERVPRAIDRLLKLRAPATRDLANVYLQCLMLGFYGALRSERGRATHARWLQALFTFAWQREPNMSGVSASLARPTRTPPLRLPLRRALPDGLRLTLAIAGMALLLTAVGHLMWRDIRAELEPALYLFNEQQAESSTQ; encoded by the coding sequence ATGTCTGCCAGGCCTATCAACCTGTATTCCCCCACATTCGGTGACGCGCCGTTGAGCCTGGCCTTCCGCCAGGCCTGGCTGGCCTGGTGCGACGCCCGGGAGGCCTTGACGGAAAGCACCCTGGGCGACGGCCAGTTGGTCGAGCGTATGGCGGAACTCGCAACGCGTACGGTGCGCCACCTGTGGCGCGATGCCTTCGCCAGCGTTGGCGCCTCTTCGCCGGATCAGGTCAAGGCCATGGTCTATGCCTTCGTCGCCTTGCTCGACGAACGCTTGCTGTTCGACGATTGGCAAGGCCGCATCGCCTGGCAGGCGCGCCCGCTGGAGGCCCGCCTGTATGGATCGCGCAGCGCCGGGGAGCGCGTGCCGAGGGCCATCGATCGACTGCTCAAGCTGCGTGCCCCGGCCACCCGTGACCTGGCCAACGTCTACCTGCAATGCCTGATGCTGGGATTCTATGGCGCCTTGCGCAGCGAGCGCGGGCGGGCCACCCATGCACGCTGGCTGCAGGCGCTGTTCACCTTCGCCTGGCAACGCGAGCCGAACATGAGTGGCGTCAGTGCCAGCCTGGCACGGCCAACGCGCACGCCGCCGCTGCGCCTGCCGTTGCGGCGCGCACTGCCGGATGGGCTGCGCCTGACCTTGGCCATCGCCGGCATGGCACTGCTGCTGACCGCCGTCGGGCATCTGATGTGGCGTGACATCCGTGCGGAACTGGAACCGGCGCTGTACTTGTTCAATGAGCAACAGGCCGAGAGCAGCACGCAATGA
- the tssB gene encoding type VI secretion system contractile sheath small subunit, which produces MAESTQHKLDRIRPPRVQITYDVEIGNAIEKKELPLVVGILADLSGKPENPLPKLLERRFTEIDRDNFNEVLASIEPRSTLQVENTISGDGSKLNVELRFRHFDDFDPVNIVKQITPLRRLYEARQRLRDLLTKLDGNDDLDQLLQEVVSNTEGLQEIKSARPEDEAPAAAADDGEAPAEPQA; this is translated from the coding sequence ATGGCCGAAAGTACGCAACACAAACTGGATCGCATCCGTCCGCCCCGCGTTCAGATCACCTACGACGTCGAGATCGGCAACGCCATCGAGAAGAAGGAACTGCCCCTCGTGGTCGGCATCCTCGCCGACCTTTCCGGCAAGCCGGAAAACCCCCTGCCCAAGCTGCTGGAGCGTCGCTTCACGGAAATCGACCGCGACAACTTCAACGAGGTGCTGGCGTCCATCGAACCGCGCAGCACCCTGCAGGTGGAAAACACCATCAGCGGCGACGGCAGCAAGCTCAACGTCGAGCTGCGCTTCCGTCACTTCGACGACTTCGACCCGGTCAACATCGTCAAGCAGATCACCCCGCTGCGGCGTCTCTACGAAGCCCGCCAGCGCCTGCGCGACCTGCTCACCAAGCTGGATGGCAACGACGATCTCGACCAGTTGCTGCAGGAGGTGGTGAGCAACACCGAAGGGCTGCAGGAGATCAAGTCGGCGCGCCCCGAAGACGAAGCGCCAGCCGCAGCCGCCGATGACGGCGAAGCACCGGCCGAACCCCAGGCCTGA
- a CDS encoding type VI secretion system protein — MSTLTIVLYVLGALLLLALLVVAFWWLRTQSGTAIRSFYAAVRKMEHDQGIESRYQTPWLMLLGDPREGSQLCADWQLTPVGRASWFGRWWADPDGAVLVVPQALFLPQDNGTAPTFVWRRLLGILQRLRGQRPLDGIVWVIPLAQLQNEELRAADVLVMRRRFTELLQRLGLSLPVHVLISGLEALPGFQELLAVLPEESREQTLGWSSPYSLDASWQSYWLDDAGDQLIQAVQAAIMEAAALKGEVAEELYRLPDQLAALKDDLRLLLEPVFQGNAQGEAPRLRGIYLTAAQASAAQDDALSSDERAPAQGVFTQQLWQRRLLAEQGLAQAVPRILNLRRRWQKTVAGIAGVIGLCWAVAMLWIWQQGVTDARVLSRLLQETHGNHQSMSQTSPERNQAYARQNVQGFWNLLQQAPRWHYASLVYPTSWGTALDDQLDLLLRNMAQRSVVAPLRQLQFDELTRLQAIRISERRTDVQGAVPDQWPSYVKARSLAEGVINLERQNKLLRELLSGQQGVVEPMAQLGNDALGLNLDPTSLNKRAFYDRTLRGLGVPRLAPPDLEAQRKALANQFQTLMRFWLTQYFLADNFVRPAGYLKRYLNDMEYGRDVSLQRLEEINAYIGHLEDLIILTNSAWSHGSNEDLTPGYRDLMNSVQQSSVFGPAVVSALDDEAKQLRQDFQTQWIAGSASQGSLLQRQAGGSLMLQEPISKLSRSIDDLLKRDFAVVALRDPDALLRPRAPSLPSEQRMAQALAYQQSYRDYVDQELPQIAPDYRTGMLKVAGDTVALAMWSALYPSARPSATSTAYSSAFGEQASQVIQGFKELGRGDLAGTLQTQLTLQAMANVDKALEVIDALALFTQRYDIADWNGDPNLGLLLYRSSDVQDLKTFLAGQFTTVSASSEAVLPELNWLRAQPDLPLTMQSKVARLSAMHDEVLKYKAQNPTSAPALFEQLVTRDLVEMNLANCAQVLTTATLPQGAGDLAQYTRSLNEQAYRRCHQLQVQDAAEAWRALADYFNQYLAGRFPFSYSLDSADADPARVRHLLELIDTHLPTAEKGLSLASPGNRLAAEDFIARMKQARVWLGPLLIRDQAGVLGIELDVRWRTDREQEQGADQVITWSLHSGNQQIAHPGEAGQRLRWNLGEPLQLVLRWARGSQQRPVSDPMQPSMAVNELEAGWEYRGPWALLRLLRTHVMPPLLPNVDYTDFPLTLQVPVHGIWDATPQAQMFMRVSMLSQGSKLPLAIPPLPVSAPGMPFGEPVMANNEPLQ; from the coding sequence ATGAGTACCTTGACCATCGTGCTGTACGTACTCGGCGCCTTGCTCCTGCTGGCGCTTCTGGTCGTGGCGTTCTGGTGGTTGCGCACGCAATCGGGCACGGCCATCCGCAGCTTCTATGCCGCGGTGCGCAAGATGGAGCACGATCAGGGCATCGAGTCGCGCTACCAGACGCCCTGGCTGATGCTGCTGGGTGACCCCCGTGAGGGCAGCCAGCTCTGTGCCGATTGGCAGTTGACCCCGGTCGGGCGCGCGTCCTGGTTCGGCCGCTGGTGGGCCGACCCGGACGGCGCCGTGCTGGTGGTGCCGCAGGCCTTGTTCCTGCCGCAGGACAATGGCACGGCACCGACCTTCGTCTGGCGCAGGCTGCTGGGCATCCTGCAGCGCCTGCGTGGCCAGCGTCCGCTGGATGGCATCGTCTGGGTGATCCCGCTGGCGCAACTGCAGAACGAGGAGCTGCGTGCGGCGGACGTGCTGGTGATGCGCCGGCGCTTCACCGAACTGCTGCAACGCCTGGGCCTGAGCCTGCCGGTGCACGTGCTGATCAGTGGTCTTGAGGCGCTGCCCGGTTTTCAGGAACTGCTGGCCGTGCTGCCGGAGGAAAGCCGTGAGCAGACGCTGGGCTGGTCATCGCCTTACAGCCTCGACGCCAGTTGGCAGAGCTACTGGCTCGACGATGCTGGCGACCAACTGATCCAGGCCGTGCAGGCCGCCATCATGGAAGCGGCCGCTCTGAAGGGTGAAGTGGCCGAGGAGCTGTACCGCCTACCGGATCAACTGGCGGCGCTCAAGGACGATCTGCGCCTGTTGCTGGAGCCGGTTTTCCAGGGCAATGCCCAGGGCGAGGCGCCGCGTCTGCGAGGTATCTACCTCACCGCTGCCCAGGCCAGCGCTGCACAGGACGATGCCTTGAGCAGCGATGAACGCGCGCCAGCGCAGGGGGTATTCACCCAGCAGCTTTGGCAGCGCCGCCTGCTGGCCGAGCAGGGGCTCGCCCAGGCTGTGCCACGCATCCTCAACCTGCGCCGACGCTGGCAGAAGACGGTAGCCGGCATTGCCGGCGTCATCGGGCTTTGCTGGGCCGTGGCGATGCTCTGGATCTGGCAGCAAGGCGTGACCGATGCGCGCGTGCTGAGCCGCCTGCTGCAGGAAACCCATGGCAACCATCAGAGCATGAGCCAGACCTCGCCGGAGCGTAACCAGGCCTATGCACGGCAGAACGTCCAGGGGTTCTGGAACCTGCTGCAGCAGGCGCCACGCTGGCATTACGCGTCCCTGGTCTACCCCACGTCCTGGGGCACGGCACTGGACGATCAGCTCGATCTGCTGCTGAGGAACATGGCGCAGCGGTCGGTGGTTGCGCCGTTGCGGCAACTGCAGTTCGATGAACTGACCAGACTCCAGGCCATCCGTATCAGCGAACGTCGTACCGACGTGCAGGGCGCCGTACCCGATCAATGGCCGAGTTACGTCAAGGCACGCAGCCTGGCCGAGGGCGTGATCAACCTGGAACGACAGAACAAGCTGCTCAGGGAACTGCTGTCAGGCCAGCAGGGCGTGGTGGAGCCGATGGCGCAACTGGGCAACGACGCGCTGGGGCTGAACCTGGATCCCACCAGCCTGAACAAGCGCGCCTTCTATGACAGAACCCTGCGCGGCCTGGGCGTGCCGCGCCTGGCGCCCCCCGATCTGGAGGCCCAGCGCAAGGCACTGGCCAACCAGTTCCAGACGCTGATGAGGTTCTGGCTCACCCAGTATTTTCTTGCCGACAACTTCGTGCGGCCCGCCGGCTACCTCAAACGCTACCTGAACGACATGGAGTACGGTCGCGATGTGTCCTTGCAGCGCCTCGAGGAAATCAATGCCTACATCGGTCACCTCGAGGATCTGATCATCCTCACCAACTCCGCCTGGAGTCACGGCAGCAACGAGGATCTGACGCCGGGCTACCGCGACCTCATGAACAGCGTGCAGCAAAGCAGCGTATTCGGCCCGGCCGTGGTCAGTGCCCTGGACGACGAGGCCAAGCAGCTACGCCAGGATTTCCAGACGCAATGGATAGCCGGCTCCGCCAGCCAGGGCAGCCTGCTGCAACGCCAGGCGGGTGGCAGCCTGATGCTGCAGGAGCCAATCAGCAAGCTGTCGCGCAGCATCGATGACCTGCTCAAGCGTGACTTCGCCGTCGTCGCCCTGCGCGACCCCGATGCGCTGCTCAGGCCGCGTGCGCCGAGCCTGCCCAGCGAGCAACGCATGGCCCAGGCCCTGGCCTATCAGCAAAGCTATCGCGACTACGTGGATCAGGAACTGCCGCAGATCGCCCCCGACTATCGCACCGGCATGCTCAAGGTGGCCGGCGACACGGTGGCGCTGGCCATGTGGTCGGCGCTCTATCCTTCGGCGCGCCCCTCTGCCACGAGCACGGCGTACAGCAGCGCTTTCGGCGAGCAGGCCAGCCAGGTGATCCAGGGGTTCAAGGAACTGGGGCGTGGCGACCTGGCCGGTACGCTGCAAACGCAACTGACCTTGCAGGCCATGGCCAATGTCGACAAGGCGCTGGAGGTTATCGATGCGCTGGCGTTGTTCACCCAGCGCTACGATATTGCCGACTGGAATGGCGACCCCAACCTCGGGCTGCTGCTCTATCGCTCCAGTGACGTGCAGGATCTCAAGACCTTCCTGGCCGGTCAGTTCACCACGGTCAGCGCCAGCAGTGAGGCCGTCCTGCCCGAACTGAACTGGCTGCGTGCCCAGCCTGATCTGCCTCTGACCATGCAGAGCAAGGTTGCCCGATTGAGCGCGATGCACGATGAAGTGCTCAAGTACAAGGCGCAGAACCCCACCAGCGCACCGGCGCTGTTCGAGCAACTGGTCACCCGTGATCTGGTGGAGATGAACCTGGCCAATTGTGCCCAGGTGCTGACCACCGCCACCTTGCCCCAGGGCGCTGGTGACCTCGCTCAATACACCCGCTCCTTGAACGAGCAGGCCTACCGTCGCTGCCATCAGTTGCAGGTGCAGGATGCCGCCGAAGCCTGGCGGGCGCTGGCCGATTATTTCAACCAGTACCTGGCCGGGCGCTTTCCCTTCTCCTATAGCCTCGACAGCGCTGACGCCGATCCGGCGCGGGTGCGGCATCTGTTGGAGTTGATCGACACCCATCTGCCGACGGCCGAGAAGGGGCTGAGCCTGGCCAGCCCGGGCAACCGCCTGGCTGCCGAAGACTTCATCGCACGCATGAAACAGGCCCGTGTCTGGCTGGGCCCCTTGCTGATACGCGACCAGGCCGGCGTGCTGGGCATCGAACTGGACGTACGCTGGCGCACGGATCGGGAGCAGGAACAGGGTGCCGATCAGGTGATCACCTGGTCGTTGCACAGTGGTAACCAGCAGATCGCTCACCCAGGGGAGGCCGGGCAGCGCCTGCGCTGGAACCTGGGCGAGCCGCTGCAACTGGTGCTGCGCTGGGCGCGAGGCAGCCAGCAGCGCCCGGTCAGCGACCCCATGCAGCCGAGCATGGCCGTCAACGAACTGGAAGCCGGCTGGGAGTATCGCGGCCCCTGGGCCTTGCTGCGCCTGCTGCGTACTCATGTCATGCCGCCACTGCTGCCCAACGTGGACTACACCGACTTCCCCCTGACCCTGCAGGTGCCGGTGCATGGCATCTGGGACGCC
- a CDS encoding type VI secretion protein, with product MTQGRSILRCISLFSLMSLTLIGCSFFGGEKVKLDSLVLDVAEGANDDTPIAVDFVLVTDPDLFKLLSAVNARQWFSEREQYRRDYRQQFSIWSLELVPGQFREVRDFPFDGQEAAGLLVFAGYNTPGAHRLRLNEPGRVWLRFDSREMRLLSERSR from the coding sequence ATGACACAGGGACGTTCGATCCTGCGCTGTATTTCCCTCTTTTCGCTCATGAGCCTGACACTCATCGGCTGTTCTTTTTTCGGTGGCGAGAAGGTCAAGCTCGACAGTCTGGTGCTGGACGTGGCCGAAGGCGCCAATGACGACACACCTATCGCCGTGGACTTCGTGCTGGTCACCGACCCCGACCTGTTCAAGCTGCTGTCCGCGGTCAATGCCCGACAGTGGTTCAGCGAGCGCGAGCAGTACCGACGCGACTACCGTCAGCAGTTTTCAATCTGGAGCCTGGAGCTGGTGCCAGGGCAGTTTCGCGAGGTACGCGACTTCCCCTTCGATGGGCAGGAGGCGGCTGGACTTTTGGTATTCGCCGGCTATAACACTCCAGGCGCGCATCGTTTGCGCCTGAACGAGCCAGGCCGGGTGTGGCTGCGTTTCGATAGCAGGGAAATGCGTCTTCTGAGCGAACGAAGCCGTTGA